The genomic DNA TATATATATCTATTTTTCTATATTTTTTCTATTTGTGTAAAATTAAGTTCTAATGGAGTTTTTCTTCCAAAAATTAAAACCGATAATTCCAATTTTCTTTTTTCTTCATTAATTTTTTCAATAGTTCCATTGAAACCACTAAATGGTCCGTCTATAACTTTGATAGTTTCTCCAACTAAAAAAGGAATACTGATATTTTCATAAGTTTCGGATAATTGATCTATTTTTCCTAACATTTTATTTACTTCTTCTTTTCTCATAGGGATTGCAGATCCTTTTTTCCCTTCACTTAAAAAATTTATAACTCCAGGGACATTTTTAATTACATGAGCTGCTTCTCCATCTAAATTAATTTCTATCATAACATATCCAGGATAATAAACTTTATCCCTATGAATCCTTTTTCCTTTTCTCATTTGTATAACTTTCTCTATAGGTACTAATACCTTACCTATATAATCTTTAAATCCATTATCTCTAATCTCATTTTCAATATATGATTTTACTTTTTTTTCTTTACCGCTAATAGTTTTTAAAACATACCATTTTTTTTCCAAATTATCCATATATATTATTATTATATTTTTTTATAAGGAAAAAAATTTTTTGATCAAAAAAATCAATAAACCATCTACACCATATAAAAATATGGATAAAAATATAGAAAAAATAGACACTGTAATTGTAGTAATTAGCAAATCCAACCATTTAGGCCATGTTATATTATAAATAAATTCATCGTAAATTTCTAAAAAATAATTTTTTATCTTCATAAAATTTACGAATTTTTATTGCACGGATGGTAAGAATCGAACTTACGACCTTCGGTTTTGGAGACCGATGCTCTACCAGCTGAGCTACACCCGTTCTCTTATTTTTTTCTCTTATTTAAAAAATAATTAATCCATTATTTGAATGACTTGTCCAGCTCCTACAGTTTTACCTCCCTCACGAATAGCAAAACGTAAATTTTCACTTAAAGCTACTGGCTGATGTAATTCTACTTCCATAGAAATATTATCACCAGGCATTACCATTTCTATTCCATCAGATAAATGAATCTCTCCAGTCACATCCGTAGTTCTCAAATAAAATTGAGGACGATATTTATCATGAAAAGGAGTATGTCTTCCTCCTTCTTCTTTTGTTAGAATATATACTTTAGCTTTGAACTTTTTATATGGTTTCAAAGATCCTGGTTTACCAATAACCATACCACGTCTAATGTCATTTTTTTCTATTCCACGCAATAATAAACCTACATTATCACCAGCTTGTCCTCTATCCAAAATTTTACGAAACATTTCTACTCCTGTAACAGTAGAAGATAATTTATTTTCTACCATACCAATAATATCGACAACTTCTCCTGTATTAATAATTCCACTTTCTATACGACCTGTGGCTACAGTTCCTCTTCCCGTTATAGTAAATACATCTTCTATAGGCATTAAAAATGGTTTATCCATTTCTCTAATTGGTTCTGGTATGTATTCATCCAGAACTTTCATAAGTTCTTTAATTTTTTCAATCCATTTTTTTTCCCCATTTAATGCTCCTAACGCAGAACCTTTAACAATAGGTATATTATCTCCATCGTATTCATACTTAGAAAGTAATTCTCTTATTTCCATTTCTACTAATTCTAATAATTCTGGGTCATCAACTTGATCTACTTTATTCATAAAAACAACTATTTTAGGAACACCAACTTGACGTGCTAATAAAATATGTTCTCTTGTTTGAGGCATAGGTCCATCTGTAGCAGCAACTACTAAAATAGCACCATCCATTTGAGCTGCTCCAGTTATCATATTTTTAACATAATCTGCATGTCCAGGACAATCTACATGTGCATAATGTCTGTTTATAGTTTCATATTCAACATGAGAAGTATTAATTGTTATTCCTCTAGCCTTTTCTTCAGGAGCATTATCTATTGCATCAAAACTTTTTTCTTCGGCTAATCCTATTTCTGATAAAACTTTTGTTATTGATGCAGTCAAAGTCGTTTTTCCATGATCAACGTGACCTGTTGTTCCTATATTCAAATGTGGTTTGTCACGTTTAAATTTTTCTTTTGCCATGATAATAGTTTATAAAATTTTTAATAAATCATATAAATAAAAGCCAAAGTCGGGATTTGAACCCGTGACCTCTTCCATACCAAGGAAGTGCTCTTCCTCTGAGCTACATTGGCTATTATTGGTATATTATAATAATAATAGAGCGGAAGACGGGATTCGAACCCGCGACTTTCAACTTGGAAGGCTGATGCTCTACCAACTGAGCTACTTCCGCTTTCCAAAAAAATGGGGAGAGCAGGATTCGAACCTGCGAAGGCAAAGCCAACAGATTTACAGTCTGTCCTCGTTAACCAAACTTGAGTATCTCCCCTTTTCCTTTTTATTTCTATCATCAAACCAAACAAAAACAAAGAAGAGCCGGTGGAGGGATTCGAACCCACGACCCCGAGATTACAAATCACGTGCTCTTTATACCAACTGAGCTACACCGGCAATTATATATACGAAAAAAAATAGATTCCATAATAATTTACTAACCATGAATATCAGGTATGTAGTAGTGTTTACAAATCTATAGAGATTTTTATAAATCTCAAAAAAATAATGAATTTCAAAAAATTTTTATATGTTTAATTTTTTTATTAAAAATTAATAAAAAAAGGATACCAAAGAATATTATCACATCAGAAAAATTAAATACTGGTTTAAATAATTGAAATTTACATCCACCAAAAAAAGGAAACCAATTAGGAATATTGGTATTAATTATAGGAAAATAGAACATATCAACAACACATCCTTCTAGAAAAGAAGCATATCCATTTTTATTAAAAGGATTTTGGATTTTAGATAATCCAGTATAAGGAATCCATTTATGAAATTTTTTATAGTAAATAGTCCCCTTATTAAATAATAAACCATATAAAGCACTATCTATTAAATTCCCTATAGCTCCGGATAAAATAAAAATACTAGGAATAATTAAGTAATTAGATGATTTTTTTTTAATTTTATTGCAAATAAAAATAAATAGAAAGAAAACAAAAATTAAACGAAAAATACTCAAAAGTATTTTTCCCTTATTTCCGGGAAATAGAGAAAGACCATAAGCCATCCCCGGATTTTCTACAAAAAAAATCCAAAAAAATGGAAAAATAGGAATACCGTTTCCTAACTCAAAATGAGTTTTTATATAAATTTTAAAAAATTGATCAATCAATAAGATTGAAAAAATACCTAGAAAAATTTTCTTCAAAAAATTAAGATTTTACTTATGTTATTATTTTCTATAAAAATTGAAAAATTTTTACAAATTTTTTTTTGATACTCTTTGTATAAATATATAGATCTCTTCTTCTCCAAAAGGAATTTTAATTCCTTTTCCTATTTTTTCTTCAAAAAAAAGTCTTTCAGAAAGTGTTTCCTTACAGATATGATCCTTATTATTCTGAATAAAAAATTTCATTTTTCTATTAAGAGGACTTATATAGGTTAATATTCTATCTACTATATTATATTTACTCTTTTTTCTCAACTGTTGTATAGTTCTAATTAATTCCCTTATCATATAATCCTCTCTAAGAGAATCTGTAATATTTAAGTCTAATGCTATTGTTAATTCATTATCAAATAAAATAGACCAATTTTTTATAACTTCAGTAGTTATTTTAACATCTTTTATAGAAAGAACAATTTTTTCTCCATCTATAAAAAAAGAACAATTTTTTCCTGATTCTATTTCCTGTATTTTTTTTGGAGAAAAATTTTTAATATAATCAGATATTTGATGAGTCTTATTTCCAAATTTTGGTCCAATCATTTTATAATTAGGATGAACACGTTTTATAAATTCTAAAGAATTCTGAGGAGAATCTAAAAATTCAATTTTTTTTACATTAATCTCTTTTAAAAGAATATTGGATAAGTTTTTTAATCCAATAAGTATTTTTTTCTCTTTTAAAAAAACAAGAATTTTTTGTAATGGTTGACGTATTTTTATTCCATTTTTTTTTCTAATAGAAAAAGCCATTTTTGTTATTCTTTGAACTATTATCATCAACTTTTCTAAAGTTGAATTAACCAGATTAGAATCATATCTTGGAAAAGATGACAAATGAACACTTTCAAAAGTTTCTTTTTTCGTTATTGAATTTAAATCAATATATAATTTTTCTGAAAAAAATGGAGTAATGGGAGAAATTAATTTTGATATAGTAATTAAACAGTTATAAAGTATTTGATAAGCTGATATTTTATCGTTATTATATTCTTCTTTCCAGAATCTTCTTCTGCATAATCTTATATACCAATTACTTAATTTATCTACAACAAAAGAAAATATTAAACGAGCCGCTTTAGTTGGATTATAAACAGCATAATATCCATCCACTTTTTTAATCATTGTATTTAATTCAGAAAGAATCCATACATCTAATTCTATTTTACTTTCCATGTAACAATTTTTTTCTTTATAAGAAAAATCATCTATGTTAGCATATAAAACAAAAAAAGAATAAATATTATAAAGAGTTCCAAAAAATTTCTTAATTCCTGTATCAATTTCTCTTTTGTTAAATTTTAAATTATCCCATGGTTCTGAGTTAAAAATAATATACCAACGTATAGAATCTGCACCGTAATTATCTATTAAAGAAATAGGATCAATAGTATTTCCTTTACTCTTAGACATTTTTTGTCCTTTTTCATCTAAAACAAGGCCTGTTGATACTACATTTTTATATGCAATAGAATTAAATAATATAG from Blattabacterium cuenoti includes the following:
- the tuf gene encoding elongation factor Tu, with translation MAKEKFKRDKPHLNIGTTGHVDHGKTTLTASITKVLSEIGLAEEKSFDAIDNAPEEKARGITINTSHVEYETINRHYAHVDCPGHADYVKNMITGAAQMDGAILVVAATDGPMPQTREHILLARQVGVPKIVVFMNKVDQVDDPELLELVEMEIRELLSKYEYDGDNIPIVKGSALGALNGEKKWIEKIKELMKVLDEYIPEPIREMDKPFLMPIEDVFTITGRGTVATGRIESGIINTGEVVDIIGMVENKLSSTVTGVEMFRKILDRGQAGDNVGLLLRGIEKNDIRRGMVIGKPGSLKPYKKFKAKVYILTKEEGGRHTPFHDKYRPQFYLRTTDVTGEIHLSDGIEMVMPGDNISMEVELHQPVALSENLRFAIREGGKTVGAGQVIQIMD
- the nusG gene encoding transcription termination/antitermination protein NusG — its product is MDNLEKKWYVLKTISGKEKKVKSYIENEIRDNGFKDYIGKVLVPIEKVIQMRKGKRIHRDKVYYPGYVMIEINLDGEAAHVIKNVPGVINFLSEGKKGSAIPMRKEEVNKMLGKIDQLSETYENISIPFLVGETIKVIDGPFSGFNGTIEKINEEKRKLELSVLIFGRKTPLELNFTQIEKI
- a CDS encoding lipoprotein signal peptidase; translation: MKKIFLGIFSILLIDQFFKIYIKTHFELGNGIPIFPFFWIFFVENPGMAYGLSLFPGNKGKILLSIFRLIFVFFLFIFICNKIKKKSSNYLIIPSIFILSGAIGNLIDSALYGLLFNKGTIYYKKFHKWIPYTGLSKIQNPFNKNGYASFLEGCVVDMFYFPIINTNIPNWFPFFGGCKFQLFKPVFNFSDVIIFFGILFLLIFNKKIKHIKIF
- the secE gene encoding preprotein translocase subunit SecE, encoding MKIKNYFLEIYDEFIYNITWPKWLDLLITTITVSIFSIFLSIFLYGVDGLLIFLIKKFFSL